Proteins from a single region of Acidimicrobiia bacterium:
- the rpsL gene encoding 30S ribosomal protein S12: MPTIQQLVRKGRATKRDKSKTPALKGSPQRRGVCTRVYTTTPKKPNSALRKVARVRLTSGIEVTAYIPGVGHNLQEHSIVLVRGGRVKDLPGVRYKVIRGALDASGVAGRRQARSRYGAKREG; encoded by the coding sequence GTGCCCACCATCCAGCAGCTCGTCCGCAAAGGCCGGGCGACGAAGCGCGACAAGTCGAAGACCCCGGCGCTGAAGGGGTCCCCGCAGCGCCGGGGTGTCTGCACGCGCGTCTACACGACGACCCCGAAGAAGCCGAACTCGGCCCTGCGGAAGGTGGCCCGGGTCCGGCTCACGTCCGGCATCGAGGTCACGGCCTACATCCCCGGCGTCGGCCACAACCTCCAGGAGCACTCGATCGTCCTGGTCCGCGGCGGGCGGGTGAAGGACCTGCCCGGGGTCCGGTACAAGGTCATCCGCGGCGCCCTCGACGCCAGCGGCGTCGCCGGTCGCCGCCAGGCCCGCAGCCGCTACGGCGCCAAGCGGGAGGGCTGA
- the rpsG gene encoding 30S ribosomal protein S7, with amino-acid sequence MPRKGPAPRRDLQPDPVYRSVVVSQLVNKVLQRGKRSLAERVVYSALTEIEQKTGGDPVPTLKRAVENVRPALEVRSRRVGGATYQVPVEVRPRRATTLAIRWIVGYARQRREKTVAQRLAAELLDASNGLGAAIKRKDDLQKMAESNKAFAHYRW; translated from the coding sequence ATGCCGCGCAAGGGGCCCGCACCGCGACGCGACCTGCAGCCCGACCCGGTGTACCGGTCGGTGGTGGTGAGCCAGCTCGTGAACAAGGTCCTGCAGCGGGGGAAGCGGTCCCTCGCCGAGCGGGTCGTGTACTCGGCGCTGACCGAGATCGAGCAGAAGACCGGCGGGGACCCGGTCCCCACCCTGAAGCGCGCGGTCGAGAACGTGCGGCCGGCGCTCGAGGTCCGCAGCCGCCGGGTCGGCGGCGCGACCTACCAGGTCCCGGTCGAGGTGCGGCCCCGCCGCGCCACCACGCTCGCGATCCGCTGGATCGTTGGCTACGCCCGCCAGCGCCGCGAGAAGACCGTGGCCCAGCGGCTGGCGGCGGAGCTGCTCGACGCCAGCAACGGCCTCGGGGCCGCCATCAAGCGCAAGGACGACTTGCAGAAGATGGCGGAGTCCAACAAGGCGTTCGCCCACTACCGGTGGTGA